The following proteins come from a genomic window of Mycobacterium sp. DL:
- a CDS encoding glycoside hydrolase family 15 protein has product MSRTEGCHHHPVPGVPATRPFAPSAGQLPIEDHALIGDGATCALVRRDGAVPWLCLPQFDSAPFFVSLLDAERGGEWSITPAGLRGGEQRYADDTAVLTTTLAGDGGVVEVTDFLALRSGADLTEIAASGRSQFVRLARVVAGTVTLTIRFAPRAQCTFDQLGGAWVIDSPDHPDLPLHLRSSHPLQPDTHGALTATITLRAGQTYESSLGWSPERQISVGTSAVTLCARTTEAWRRWTDRITYEGPQRALVRRSALTLKLLDHSSTGAIMAAATSSLPENVGGERNWDYRYTWVRDAAFSTYALRRIGLTSDANAFLSWTLNCAERDGGPSIMYALDGGQPPEEWTDPNLRGWRDSAPVRWGNAAAGQTQHDVYGELLDVAYQWVRAGGAVNDHLWSALSTLADAAAENWRTPDHGIWEIRAAGRPFTYSVALCEVALDRALRIAEMTGRTCPTEAWRTARDEIRATLLDGAWDPDRQTFTEQLSFDGSSRGGLDGSLLALPLRRVVEFTDPRMVSTVEAVRRELDAGDGLLYRYRHDVSSDGLHGGEGAFLLCSFWLVDNLTEQGRLDEALELYDSLCARANHVGLLSEEIDPRDGSFLGNFPQAFSHIGVIASGFRLSRAIEARR; this is encoded by the coding sequence ATGAGCCGCACCGAGGGGTGCCACCACCACCCCGTCCCGGGGGTGCCGGCAACCCGGCCCTTCGCACCCAGCGCCGGTCAACTGCCCATCGAAGACCACGCCCTGATCGGGGACGGCGCCACGTGCGCGCTGGTTCGCCGCGACGGCGCGGTCCCGTGGCTGTGCCTGCCGCAGTTCGACTCCGCCCCGTTCTTCGTGTCGCTGCTCGACGCCGAACGCGGCGGTGAGTGGTCCATCACCCCCGCGGGCCTGCGCGGCGGCGAACAGCGCTATGCCGACGACACCGCAGTTCTGACAACAACGTTGGCGGGCGACGGCGGCGTGGTCGAGGTGACCGACTTCCTCGCGCTGCGTTCCGGCGCCGACCTGACCGAGATCGCCGCATCAGGGCGCAGTCAGTTCGTCCGGTTGGCGCGCGTCGTCGCCGGCACCGTCACACTGACGATCCGGTTCGCCCCGCGTGCGCAGTGCACCTTCGACCAACTCGGGGGCGCCTGGGTGATCGACTCGCCTGACCATCCCGACCTGCCATTGCATCTACGCTCCTCACACCCGCTACAACCGGACACCCACGGCGCGCTCACCGCGACGATCACGCTGCGGGCGGGCCAGACCTACGAGTCGTCGCTGGGGTGGTCCCCGGAACGGCAGATCAGCGTCGGCACCTCCGCGGTCACGCTGTGCGCCCGGACCACCGAGGCCTGGCGGCGCTGGACCGACCGGATCACCTACGAGGGCCCCCAGCGCGCCCTGGTCCGCCGGTCCGCACTCACCCTGAAACTGCTCGACCACTCCTCGACCGGCGCGATCATGGCGGCCGCGACTTCTTCGCTACCGGAAAATGTTGGTGGCGAGCGTAATTGGGATTACCGATACACCTGGGTCCGGGACGCGGCGTTCTCCACCTACGCGCTTCGCCGGATCGGCCTGACCAGTGACGCCAATGCCTTCCTGTCATGGACTCTGAACTGCGCCGAACGCGACGGGGGCCCGTCGATCATGTACGCCCTCGACGGTGGCCAGCCGCCCGAGGAATGGACCGACCCGAATCTCCGCGGATGGCGCGACTCGGCACCTGTGCGGTGGGGCAATGCCGCTGCCGGGCAGACCCAGCACGACGTCTACGGCGAGCTTCTCGACGTCGCCTACCAGTGGGTGCGCGCCGGTGGCGCGGTCAACGACCATCTGTGGTCGGCGCTGTCGACGCTGGCCGACGCGGCCGCCGAGAACTGGCGGACCCCCGATCACGGCATCTGGGAGATCCGCGCTGCCGGAAGACCTTTCACCTACTCGGTGGCACTGTGCGAGGTCGCCCTCGACAGGGCGCTACGCATCGCCGAAATGACCGGCCGCACCTGCCCGACCGAAGCGTGGCGCACCGCGCGCGACGAGATTCGCGCGACACTGCTCGACGGGGCGTGGGATCCGGACAGGCAGACGTTCACCGAACAGCTCTCCTTCGACGGGTCCTCACGCGGCGGCCTGGACGGATCGCTGCTCGCCCTTCCGTTGCGCCGCGTCGTCGAGTTCACCGACCCGCGCATGGTTTCCACGGTGGAAGCGGTCCGGCGCGAGCTCGACGCCGGTGATGGGTTGCTCTACCGCTACCGCCACGATGTGTCCTCCGACGGCCTGCACGGTGGCGAGGGGGCGTTTCTGCTGTGTTCGTTCTGGCTCGTCGACAACCTCACCGAACAGGGCCGACTCGACGAGGCGCTCGAGCTCTACGACTCGCTGTGCGCCCGCGCCAACCATGTGGGTCTGCTCAGCGAGGAGATCGATCCGCGCGACGGATCGTTCCTGGGGAACTTCCCGCAGGCCTTCAGCCATATCGGCGTGATCGCCAGCGGCTTCCGGCTCTCCCGTGCGATCGAGGCCCGGCGATGA